Proteins from one Asterias rubens chromosome 21, eAstRub1.3, whole genome shotgun sequence genomic window:
- the LOC117304692 gene encoding hephaestin-like protein isoform X1 produces MPTCWPLTIFSFYNVVIITTTMNVRRSSHLHLAAALGLIAAFFGMAAQGARGRYDFTTTQLREYYIAAVEVEWDYAPTGRNVIKDREITPGSHEGQFLLNRTHRIGRKYKKAIYKQYTDDTYTTEIQVPEWHGSFGPILYAETGDTMFVYFKNMASRPFTMHPHGVKYFKDSEGAKYEDNTSGEDKEDDLVEPGDTYLYKWFANEAAGPAADDENCTPWPYHSHILSPSGISSGMTGALVICREGILDEAGKRRDVDQDFLLVFSITDENLSYYLDDNIATYAGSPETLDPDDEDFAASNLMDGINGRLYGNLPGLTMCVGDKVSWNVLAFGTEADIHTVHFHGNILNFQGRRRDSLSLSPAILMSAEMEAINPGTWLITSASTNHFSDGSQVLYTVSAECGTAPTDNTPAGIQRNYYIAAEEIDWDYAPDRAHSDGTNFTNPDSDSYPFFTKDNNRLGGIYKKAKFVAYTNDSFITKAPEDPLMGLLGPVIRAEVGDIINVTLRNNLLSQNVSITPHGVMYTKNNEGDAYNDGTTGGDRFDEMITPGTIFSYIWTVPEHVGPTDVDPDCITWIYLSTADPVGDISAGLVGPLLVCKRGTLDPDTGKQTQVDKEYFLLFSTFDENLSWLIDENIQNYSADPGSVDKSDELFTASNQMSSLNGLSYNNLMGLTAIVGDRVSWHIMAIGDFTNEHGMSVRGHTLLHNSRRTSSVEVFPGVSETAYMDADIPGIFQVSCETNSHLVEGMMTILTVQDKADQAPPTVGSKKRSYFVAIAEEYWDYAETKWDPVRSESLTDPKSVGYVFVAQGDLSIGSRYKKARYREYTDATFRMEKQRTTEDMHLGVLGPLLHMEVGETVTIVVKNTASRQYGLEPFGVLVSTNDTVNERGIAPGATKTYQWKVPDRSGPSATDPNCIVYAYYSHINKEMDTNSGLIGPMVVCHPGILGENGRRQDVDREIALLFTVLDENKSWYLDDNIQEFCGTPSAVDKADGDFEESNLMHGINGFLFSNLHHLDVEEGSVVEWYLLGIGDEVDVHSVHFHGQTVTYRTSMVHRVDVFELFPGVFGSVQMKADNPGKWLMHCHVHDHILGGMETEYTVHASGETTATAPSTTSTACCITGTILIIALGIGLAWKFN; encoded by the exons ATGCCAACTTGTTGGCCGCTCACCATTTTCAGCTTTTACAACGTTGTTATTATTACAACCACTATGAATGTGCGGCGTTCATCCCACCTCCACCTCGCTGCAGCCCTGGGGCTCATCGCAGCGTTCTTCGGTATGGCCGCCCAGGGTGCAAGGGGACGGTACGATTTTACCACGACCCAACTGCGAGAATACTACATTGCTGCAGTGGAGGTGGAATGGGACTATGCCCCCACGGGTAGGAACGTCATCAAGGACAGAGAAATAACCCCTGGAAG CCATGAAGGGCAGTTTCTCCTCAACAGAACCCACCGGATCGGCAGGAAGTATAAGAAAGCCATCTACAAGCAATACACCGATGACACCTACACCACTGAGATCCAGGTACCGGAATGGCACGGATCCTTTGGACCAATTCTCTATGCTGAGACCGGTGATACCATGTTCGTCTACTTTAAGAATATGGCTTCCCGTCCCTTCACAATGCATCCACATGGTGTGAAATACTTCAAGGACTCAGAAG GAGCAAAGTATGAGGACAATACTTCAGGTGAAGACAAAGAAGACGATTTGGTGGAGCCCGGTGATACCTACCTGTATAAATGGTTTGCTAACGAGGCTGCAGGACCTGCTGCTGATGATGAGAACTGTACCCCTTGGCCCTATCATTCACACATCCTATCACCAAGTGGTATCAGCTCCGGTATGACTGGAGCGCTAGTCATTTGTAGagaag GTATCTTGGATGAAGCCGGGAAACGTAGAGATGTTGACCAAGATTTTCTGTTGGTTTTTTCAATCACCGATGAAAACCTAAGTTACTACTTGGATGACAATATTGCGACATACGCTGGTAGTCCTGAAACGCTGGATCCAG atGATGAAGACTTTGCAGCGAGTAACTTAATGGATGGTATTAATGGTCGACTGTACGGAAACTTACCAGGTCTTACTATGTGTGTTGGAGATAAAGTTAGCTGGAATGTCTTAGCTTTTGGGACTGAGGCTGATATACACACTGTACATTTCCATGGTAACATACTG AACTTCCAGGGTCGGCGGAGGGATTCTCTCAGCCTCTCTCCAGCTATTTTAATGAGTGCCGAAATGGAAGCTATAAATCCCGGGACGTGGCTCATCACTTCTGCATCAACAAATCATTTCAGTG ATGGTTCCCAAGTGTTGTACACAGTGTCTGCAGAATGTGGTACTGCCCCAACCGACAACACCCCAGCCGGTATCCAGCGTAACTATTATATTGCTGCAGAAGAGATCGATTGGGACTATGCTCCGGATAGGGCTCATAGTGATGGCACCAATTTCACCAATCCAGACAG TGACTCCTATCCGTTCTTCACAAAAGACAACAATAGACTTGGTGGGATCTACAAGAAAGCCAAGTTTGTTGCCTACACCAACGATTCCTTCATCACCAAAGCCCCCGAGGATCCACTGATGGGGCTTCTCGGACCGGTCATCAGAGCTGAGGTTGGCGATATCATTAATGTAACATTAAGAAACAACCTATTGTCGCAGAATGTCAGCATCACACCTCATGGAGTCATGTATACTAAAAATAATGAAGGAGACGCTTACAATGATGGAACCACAG gaGGCGATCGTTTTGATGAGATGATCACACCCGGAACTATATTTTCTTACATTTGGACGGTGCCGGAACATGTCGGACCTACTGACGTAGACCCTGATTGCATCACTTGGATTTATCTTTCGACAGCCGACCCTGTGGGTGACATTAGTGCTGGGTTGGTCGGACCGCTACTTGTATGCAAACGCGGCACGCTGGATCCTGACACTGGAAAACAG ACTCAAGTTGACAAGGAATATTTCCTTCTCTTCTCTACCTTTGATGAGAACCTAAGCTGGCTGATTGATGAAAATATTCAAAACTATTCAGCCGATCCCGGATCAGTTGACAAATCAGACGAACTGTTCACAGCGTCCAATCAGATGTCGT CTTTGAACGGATTATCCTATAACAATCTGATGGGCTTAACGGCAATTGTCGGTGACAGAGTGTCATGGCACATCATGGCTATCGGCGACTTCACCAACGAACATGGGATGTCCGTTCGTGGACACACTCTCCTGCATAACTCTCGCCGCACCTCATCGGTCGAGGTCTTCCCTGGAGTTTCTGAAACTGCTTACATGGACGCAGACATACCTG GTATCTTCCAAGTCTCTTGTGAAACAAACTCCCACTTAGTTGAAGGAATGATGACCATCTTGACGGTGCAGGACAAGGCGGACCAGGCGCCACCCACAGTAGGTTCTAAGAAGAGGTCGTACTTCGTTGCTATTGCAGAGGAATACTGGGACTATGCTGAGACAAAGTGGGACCCAGTTAGGAGTGAAAGTTTGACAGATCCTAAGAG TGTTGGCTATGTGTTTGTCGCGCAAGGCGACTTGTCAATCGGCTCTCGTTACAAGAAAGCACGCTACCGAGAATACACCGACGCCACCTTCAGGATGGAGAAGCAACGAACAACAGAGGATATGCACCTTGGAGTCTTGGGTCCACTACTTCATATGGAGGTTGGGGAGACGGTTACTATTGTCGTGAAGAATACGGCATCTCGACAGTATGGTCTTGAGCCTTTTGGTGTTCTGGTGTCAACCAACGATACAGTTAACG aaagaggcaTAGCTCCTGGAGCCACCAAGACCTACCAGTGGAAGGTGCCAGACCGATCAGGACCCAGCGCCACCGATCCTAATTGCATCGTCTACGCCTACTATTCCCACATCAACAAAGAGATGGACACCAACTCGGGTCTCATTGGTCCGATGGTCGTCTGTCATCCCGGAATTCTGGGAGAGAACGGACGCCGTCAAGATGTCGACCGTGAGATTGCTCTTCTCTTCACCGTGTTGGATGAGAATAAAAGCTGGTACTTAGATGATAATATTCAGGAGTTTTGCGGGACGCCTTCTGCTGTCGATAAGGCTGATGGCGACTTTGAGGAAAGTAACCTCATGCATG GTATTAATGGGTTCTTGTTCAGTAATTTGCATCACTTGGATGTGGAAGAGGGCTCGGTGGTAGAGTGGTACTTGCTCGGTATCGGTGACGAAGTGGACGTCCACTCTGTCCACTTTCACGGCCAGACGGTCACTTATAGGACGTCTATGGTTCATAGAGTGGATGTCTTTGAATTATTCCCTG GTGTTTTTGGCTCAGTGCAGATGAAGGCAGATAACCCAGGGAAATGGCTCATGCATTGCCACGTTCACGACCACATCCTAGGTGGAATGGAAACGGAGTATACTGTTCATGCAAGTG GGGAGACAACAGCAACAGCACCAAGTACAACATCCACTGCATGCTGCATTACAGGTACTATACTAATTATTGCACTGGGTATCGGGCTGGCATGGAAGTTCAACTAA
- the LOC117304692 gene encoding hephaestin-like protein isoform X2: MPTCWPLTIFSFYNVVIITTTMNVRRSSHLHLAAALGLIAAFFGMAAQGARGRYDFTTTQLREYYIAAVEVEWDYAPTGRNVIKDREITPGSHEGQFLLNRTHRIGRKYKKAIYKQYTDDTYTTEIQVPEWHGSFGPILYAETGDTMFVYFKNMASRPFTMHPHGVKYFKDSEGAKYEDNTSGEDKEDDLVEPGDTYLYKWFANEAAGPAADDENCTPWPYHSHILSPSGISSGMTGALVICREGILDEAGKRRDVDQDFLLVFSITDENLSYYLDDNIATYAGSPETLDPDDEDFAASNLMDGINGRLYGNLPGLTMCVGDKVSWNVLAFGTEADIHTVHFHGNILNFQGRRRDSLSLSPAILMSAEMEAINPGTWLITSASTNHFSDGSQVLYTVSAECGTAPTDNTPAGIQRNYYIAAEEIDWDYAPDRAHSDGTNFTNPDSDSYPFFTKDNNRLGGIYKKAKFVAYTNDSFITKAPEDPLMGLLGPVIRAEVGDIINVTLRNNLLSQNVSITPHGVMYTKNNEGDAYNDGTTGGDRFDEMITPGTIFSYIWTVPEHVGPTDVDPDCITWIYLSTADPVGDISAGLVGPLLVCKRGTLDPDTGKQTQVDKEYFLLFSTFDENLSWLIDENIQNYSADPGSVDKSDELFTASNQMSSLNGLSYNNLMGLTAIVGDRVSWHIMAIGDFTNEHGMSVRGHTLLHNSRRTSSVEVFPGVSETAYMDADIPGIFQVSCETNSHLVEGMMTILTVQDKADQAPPTVGSKKRSYFVAIAEEYWDYAETKWDPVRSESLTDPKSVGYVFVAQGDLSIGSRYKKARYREYTDATFRMEKQRTTEDMHLGVLGPLLHMEVGETVTIVVKNTASRQYGLEPFGVLVSTNDTVNERGIAPGATKTYQWKVPDRSGPSATDPNCIVYAYYSHINKEMDTNSGLIGPMVVCHPGILGENGRRQDVDREIALLFTVLDENKSWYLDDNIQEFCGTPSAVDKADGDFEESNLMHGINGFLFSNLHHLDVEEGSVVEWYLLGIGDEVDVHSVHFHGQTVTYRTSMVHRVDVFELFPGVFGSVQMKADNPGKWLMHCHVHDHILGGMETEYTVHASGETTATAPSTTSTACCITDAGAPD, from the exons ATGCCAACTTGTTGGCCGCTCACCATTTTCAGCTTTTACAACGTTGTTATTATTACAACCACTATGAATGTGCGGCGTTCATCCCACCTCCACCTCGCTGCAGCCCTGGGGCTCATCGCAGCGTTCTTCGGTATGGCCGCCCAGGGTGCAAGGGGACGGTACGATTTTACCACGACCCAACTGCGAGAATACTACATTGCTGCAGTGGAGGTGGAATGGGACTATGCCCCCACGGGTAGGAACGTCATCAAGGACAGAGAAATAACCCCTGGAAG CCATGAAGGGCAGTTTCTCCTCAACAGAACCCACCGGATCGGCAGGAAGTATAAGAAAGCCATCTACAAGCAATACACCGATGACACCTACACCACTGAGATCCAGGTACCGGAATGGCACGGATCCTTTGGACCAATTCTCTATGCTGAGACCGGTGATACCATGTTCGTCTACTTTAAGAATATGGCTTCCCGTCCCTTCACAATGCATCCACATGGTGTGAAATACTTCAAGGACTCAGAAG GAGCAAAGTATGAGGACAATACTTCAGGTGAAGACAAAGAAGACGATTTGGTGGAGCCCGGTGATACCTACCTGTATAAATGGTTTGCTAACGAGGCTGCAGGACCTGCTGCTGATGATGAGAACTGTACCCCTTGGCCCTATCATTCACACATCCTATCACCAAGTGGTATCAGCTCCGGTATGACTGGAGCGCTAGTCATTTGTAGagaag GTATCTTGGATGAAGCCGGGAAACGTAGAGATGTTGACCAAGATTTTCTGTTGGTTTTTTCAATCACCGATGAAAACCTAAGTTACTACTTGGATGACAATATTGCGACATACGCTGGTAGTCCTGAAACGCTGGATCCAG atGATGAAGACTTTGCAGCGAGTAACTTAATGGATGGTATTAATGGTCGACTGTACGGAAACTTACCAGGTCTTACTATGTGTGTTGGAGATAAAGTTAGCTGGAATGTCTTAGCTTTTGGGACTGAGGCTGATATACACACTGTACATTTCCATGGTAACATACTG AACTTCCAGGGTCGGCGGAGGGATTCTCTCAGCCTCTCTCCAGCTATTTTAATGAGTGCCGAAATGGAAGCTATAAATCCCGGGACGTGGCTCATCACTTCTGCATCAACAAATCATTTCAGTG ATGGTTCCCAAGTGTTGTACACAGTGTCTGCAGAATGTGGTACTGCCCCAACCGACAACACCCCAGCCGGTATCCAGCGTAACTATTATATTGCTGCAGAAGAGATCGATTGGGACTATGCTCCGGATAGGGCTCATAGTGATGGCACCAATTTCACCAATCCAGACAG TGACTCCTATCCGTTCTTCACAAAAGACAACAATAGACTTGGTGGGATCTACAAGAAAGCCAAGTTTGTTGCCTACACCAACGATTCCTTCATCACCAAAGCCCCCGAGGATCCACTGATGGGGCTTCTCGGACCGGTCATCAGAGCTGAGGTTGGCGATATCATTAATGTAACATTAAGAAACAACCTATTGTCGCAGAATGTCAGCATCACACCTCATGGAGTCATGTATACTAAAAATAATGAAGGAGACGCTTACAATGATGGAACCACAG gaGGCGATCGTTTTGATGAGATGATCACACCCGGAACTATATTTTCTTACATTTGGACGGTGCCGGAACATGTCGGACCTACTGACGTAGACCCTGATTGCATCACTTGGATTTATCTTTCGACAGCCGACCCTGTGGGTGACATTAGTGCTGGGTTGGTCGGACCGCTACTTGTATGCAAACGCGGCACGCTGGATCCTGACACTGGAAAACAG ACTCAAGTTGACAAGGAATATTTCCTTCTCTTCTCTACCTTTGATGAGAACCTAAGCTGGCTGATTGATGAAAATATTCAAAACTATTCAGCCGATCCCGGATCAGTTGACAAATCAGACGAACTGTTCACAGCGTCCAATCAGATGTCGT CTTTGAACGGATTATCCTATAACAATCTGATGGGCTTAACGGCAATTGTCGGTGACAGAGTGTCATGGCACATCATGGCTATCGGCGACTTCACCAACGAACATGGGATGTCCGTTCGTGGACACACTCTCCTGCATAACTCTCGCCGCACCTCATCGGTCGAGGTCTTCCCTGGAGTTTCTGAAACTGCTTACATGGACGCAGACATACCTG GTATCTTCCAAGTCTCTTGTGAAACAAACTCCCACTTAGTTGAAGGAATGATGACCATCTTGACGGTGCAGGACAAGGCGGACCAGGCGCCACCCACAGTAGGTTCTAAGAAGAGGTCGTACTTCGTTGCTATTGCAGAGGAATACTGGGACTATGCTGAGACAAAGTGGGACCCAGTTAGGAGTGAAAGTTTGACAGATCCTAAGAG TGTTGGCTATGTGTTTGTCGCGCAAGGCGACTTGTCAATCGGCTCTCGTTACAAGAAAGCACGCTACCGAGAATACACCGACGCCACCTTCAGGATGGAGAAGCAACGAACAACAGAGGATATGCACCTTGGAGTCTTGGGTCCACTACTTCATATGGAGGTTGGGGAGACGGTTACTATTGTCGTGAAGAATACGGCATCTCGACAGTATGGTCTTGAGCCTTTTGGTGTTCTGGTGTCAACCAACGATACAGTTAACG aaagaggcaTAGCTCCTGGAGCCACCAAGACCTACCAGTGGAAGGTGCCAGACCGATCAGGACCCAGCGCCACCGATCCTAATTGCATCGTCTACGCCTACTATTCCCACATCAACAAAGAGATGGACACCAACTCGGGTCTCATTGGTCCGATGGTCGTCTGTCATCCCGGAATTCTGGGAGAGAACGGACGCCGTCAAGATGTCGACCGTGAGATTGCTCTTCTCTTCACCGTGTTGGATGAGAATAAAAGCTGGTACTTAGATGATAATATTCAGGAGTTTTGCGGGACGCCTTCTGCTGTCGATAAGGCTGATGGCGACTTTGAGGAAAGTAACCTCATGCATG GTATTAATGGGTTCTTGTTCAGTAATTTGCATCACTTGGATGTGGAAGAGGGCTCGGTGGTAGAGTGGTACTTGCTCGGTATCGGTGACGAAGTGGACGTCCACTCTGTCCACTTTCACGGCCAGACGGTCACTTATAGGACGTCTATGGTTCATAGAGTGGATGTCTTTGAATTATTCCCTG GTGTTTTTGGCTCAGTGCAGATGAAGGCAGATAACCCAGGGAAATGGCTCATGCATTGCCACGTTCACGACCACATCCTAGGTGGAATGGAAACGGAGTATACTGTTCATGCAAGTG GGGAGACAACAGCAACAGCACCAAGTACAACATCCACTGCATGCTGCATTACAG